The sequence CGTCGACGTCAGCTCCCACTCACTCCCGATCTCGCTCAGCCCCAGCAGCTGCACGCTCGTCACCACCCGCGCCCGTGTGGtggcgctgctgccgccgctgcccGCCACATCCGCCGCTGCCGACCGCACCACCGCCACGTTCCCGTCGCCGTACACGTGGAACCGGTCGCTCGTCGTCATCCCCACCGGCGGTCCCCCCTGGAAACCTTCTGGAAACCTCGGCCTGTGAGCGACCGGCGGCGGCCGCTCATCTCTTCCCCCTCCCTTGCCTGCGCACGAGAGCACCACGCTCTCGCCCCCGATGTGAACCAGGTTCAGGCATACGTCCCTGCCGCCGACGTTCCCGCCTCCCGTGGCGCCCTCGCTCGCCTGGATCGCGCGCCAGGCGTCCACGTCGGAGCTGTACTCGAAAAGCACGGGGCGGTTGCCGACCATCTCGGCGAAGAGGAAGCGGAAGCGATCGGCGCCGTAGGGGTCGGCCACCAGCTTCAATCCGGCCCGCCTCCACGAGGAAGTGCCGCGCGGCCCGAGCGGGCTGGGCGGAATCCGCCGCACCGCGCGGGTGGCCAGGTTGACCACGAGGAGCTCGCGGCGGCCGTTTGAAGCGAAGAGGAAGAGCCCGCCGGAAGCCGCCAGGAAGTAGAGGTCCTCACCAGGGGGCACAGCCGGCGCGAGGATCCCGGCCACCGGTATATGGAACCACCGGCCGGATCGGTCGTTGAAGCCACGGAGTACGGAGTCGCGGGGGGGCCGCTTCTTGTAGACGAAGAGCCATCCGCCGCCGCGGCCGGAGCGCAGGTTGTACAGGCGGCGGAAGTCACCGCCGGAGACGAGGGAACCGAGGTCCCTGGAGACGGACCGGAGGCGGAAGAGGTCCGGCAGGGCCAGGCGGAAGAAGATCTCCTGGAGGAGCTCCGCCGGGAGGAGGCAGAGGCCAACGGCCGTGGTTGTCATCGCGGGGCCGCGATCGCCGTCGCTCATCTGCCGATTGCAGCGCTGTTGGTTAATTCGAATTGGCGGTGGTGTTGTTGGATTAGCTTCTCAGTAGGAATGGGGATGTTTGGACATCGAGGAATGGGTTTTAGGTGGTGGTGTATTTATATTACGGACAAACAACGATAACAACGAGAACAAtaacgccttcttcttcttcttcgcatgAATGGAAACGAGAGAACACAACAGGGATTAGTTAATTGTGCTCACACCATCAACAATCGaaccaaaaaaaagaagaagaagaagaaaagtttaTGCGCTTACGATTCACATAAAAATATAGTTGTGCTAACAGAGCATTCCACGTCAAAATTCGTGCGGATGATGTCACGGCATAACTTATGCCTTGGGAACATCGTAGAGACGCAGCAGTTTGTGATGGAAGCAAGAGACTTAATAGAGTCTTATAGGTccagaggaaggaaggaaggaaggaatctCCCCCCACAATGATGCGGTTGACCTTCTTCTTCTCCAACCATGGTGTTCGTTCGTGTGCGAGTGCATGCAGCATCAGCTATATAACCTGTGGTTCTAATGCGTTCCATGGCTACAAAACACCGAGTCCGTACAATATCCAAGGGGGGATAATGGCAGCAGGGGGTGAAAGCCTACGGTGTTCTCCACAGGGAACCATTAGAATACGCCCCTTGAGCTGCTTTCAGTGGTCACCGTGGGCCGCGGTCTGTCTCGATTAAAATCAACGTATATTCTAGTCTACGGAAGGTTTGTCCTCACTCATCATTGGGATGATCGGATTTTAATGGATTCGAAGCGCTGACAAAGGATGCAACAAGGGACAAATACTAGTGGGTATTTCCATGATCCAGTGCTCTAAATTAAAAGGATAAGTTTAGTAGAGATGATGACAACGCAAGCACGCGCAGTATTATTTGGAAACCGAAGAGGAGAAACCATAATTGTCCGATTAACTTGTGATCGTCGTATTTTATAGACGGAACGGGAAGAAACACTAGTTATGTCCGAATGGAACGAACGCTGGCATCAGCTTAGGGTGATGAGAATGGTTGGCTGCTTGCGGCACGTCCATTACGAAAACCTCTCGTTGGCTGATGGTTCGAGAAGGATTAGAGCGGTGCAATCTGTGGTCGCAGTGCAGTTCAAGCAATGTTTCATgaaatattctataaaatattttataaaatattttacttgTATCTGTTCACATATAAAAACATATTCTTAATACAATGaggatttacttttttttttttttaccactatCATTCGTATTTAAAGACTTTCAGTTACTAACTTTATTGTTCGGAAGGATTGGATCAATAAATATCTCCTATAACACTTTGGGAGTCTAACATTTTCATCTTAGAGATATTTTGGATAACTCTATGTATACTGAGTCTGAACCACATAAAGCATATCAAGATAttttttctcatatatatatatatatatatatatatatatatatatatatatatatatatatatatatatatatatatatgtttcaacTATAAAGTTATGATTAAACCAATTATATGTCACGCGTCTTTCGACTACTAAGGTTATTCTTTTATTCTTACACATGCGTGATGGATGCTGATTATGTTTCACTTATTTTGAAGGATTTAAACTTTTCTCTAAAATTTTTACATATTTTTTCTAACTACTTTGTGTCTATTTGTTATTATGTATTTCGTCTTCATCAAGTAAAACTTAGTTTGACCTTAGGTATGAAGCCTATATGATTCAAtcctttttctttattatttttatttatttagattaaaTTTTACCCACCtagattttttatattatgttataatttttattttaagtttttaggTTTTTAGCAGGTGTGATCAAAGTCTATACATAAGATTTGACAATAGTACATTTCAAAAAAAACAAAGcacttaaataaatttttttattaggtCGATTTGACTCATCTTGTCACAtcgtatataattttttttatagtatCAACAATTAACTAAATTAATACAGAACATAAATATTATGGATAAAATCACTATACTTTAGTGAAATAGTTAAATCAActtgataaaattttaatatatcatgATAAATTCATTGAATAATTAAGCATTTCAATTAACTAAATTTCATCATGCAAACGTAAAGATCatcaaataataatgataaaataattaaatctacATATTACAACTACAAATGATCATAATGAAATAATTAAACATTACAAGTAATTTTACCTAAGATAATTCAATTTAGCATCAAGCATGAATATCATCTTTTGGTTAATGTTTTCTTTTTATATGATTCAAAACTTTTAAACCAATGAAGATAAGAATCATGACatcgaaattaaaaaaataattcaaaatctcaAATATCAATATATTCAGATTTAatctaaaaacataaaaatttgtaTAAATTGAATCATGACATCGTGTTGCAACCCTTTAAATAAAAGCAGatgaaggtaaaaaaaaaatcatttaattttttattttagtttattttaatatctttaattacttatataaaaaaaatgaaagctaTAATACTTATTTATATTCTTAAATTTATATCAACAATTAGAGAATCAATAAATTAATGAGAGTAAGATGGAAATTAAtagaattttaatttttagaaagtggatAAAGTTCTTGTTGATTCCATTCCTCTCtcctcattaaaaaaaaaaggtcctTAAATTTAGTTTACCTTAAGAAAGTAAATATGAATACTACTCCTTTACATGCTTTATTGCTCATGTGATCTAATTTTGTTTCTGAACATATTCTTTTCTTTCGAAAATATGAATTGATTGATCTATAAATGATGTCATCTCTTATTTATAGGGACCATTAGGATGCGACATAGGTTGATCTGATTTATCTTTGAAGCATAAAGATATGAGAAATAGATTTACATATAAAGATCTAATAGTTGGATTATAAGGTGCATTTTGCAATGTCGATAAGGCTAGCTCATAATGTGTCTGTGAGGAATAGATCTACGTGTGAAGATCTAAAAGTCTCATTGGGATTTATGGTAACATTTCTCGAAATGTGTGGGTCAGTAGGATTATGTTCACAGAACCACTATTCTCGGCTCCATCACTTTTAGAATAAGTCTAACAAATAATAATCTTTAGTCAACTCAATCCTATGATTCCAACACTTGCAACCCTTGAATCATGTTTTAATACTATAAAAAGATATCAcatcttataaattaattttttttccttttcttataATACAGAAATGAAACACCTTTCCATAGTCCACATTTAAATCAATAGTTTAcatcattttattaaaaattaaaaatttcaaaagTTCATTATAACTTAAACACTATTTCGAAACAAAAGGAAGTAACTGtaatgctttattatcatgcattAGCAATATTGTAGTCCACCTGAActactttaaaaaataatttagcaAATATGTTGAGTACGAAtcctataaaataattatatatatatatatatattcataaatcaattattataTCAATAGACATTAATGTTATGTTGATTCTCTGTTAATAATGAATATAGATACTTTATCATACAATATGATAACTATATTCttataataaaaagatatatattaattCTGAACAAAGGATAAAATGATGTTTGTGAAATACATTCTTATTAATAGTAGATGAAGAAACCGTCTATGCACTACATCAATAGCCCAATAATCCTCGAAAAGAATAATCCTATCAATATTGAACAATAATTCTTTGTACAATATGACATGTCATGTcaatttcataataaaataaattcattaaaacATCTCGAAATTATTAATAATCCTTCAAACATCAATATTGTAAAAGACTTAATAATTAGTCTTGAATTGAATTGAACCCTAATTCAATTGAGTTAAATTAGACTCAATTTATCTATGATCTAATTAAATCaatatctattttctattgaatcAATATAGAATTATTCTAGACTATCTAATTTAGACTCGATTTAGTTTAGTTTCGATCGAACTGAGTGTGAATTTATCAAAATAATATGAGATCATCTTGAACCAATATAAACTAATCAAACTAGTGGGATGGAGCCCTATTTTACCTCAGTCAATTGctcaatataatatatattagattTGAGACTAATTCAACccaaaacttaaaattattatattataggtTATATCCATTATACGTAACTTAAACATTCTAATCCCCAGTGATACATCACCATTCTCTCGATTCATCTTGTTCTATCTCGCACACAAATATTCGCAATTCATTtcagtaataataataatccaaaaATTAATTCCCCTCACTAACTCTCTATCCCAAAACACTGAAGCATATATCTTTAGTGAGAGAGACAACGATATCAACTGCACCTATTTCCAGTGGCACCACCGGACCTAACTCCATTCAACTGTTCATTTAAGTGCCCCTTTGTCAAGTAACAATCGAGTAGTAGAGGAAGTTGGAGACGCTCTACCAGTTCTTATCTTCATGGTGACCAAAACAGCAGGTCGGCGAGAGCCTCCATGACTTCCTTTCCTCTATGTTGTCACATCTGCTGCTTGTTTAGATTGCTAGGATCCAAGTGGGGTGCCCTTCGACATTAACTTTTGCTAATGTCGGAGTGCCAGACTTTGTTCTCTCTAACTTGCAGCAGACGATTTAAGTCACAATAAATCAATCGAGACTACCTTTGAGTTTGCTGCCACCATTCCACATGAGAAACTATTGGATAGTTCCTTTATGTTCCCGAGTGGGCATATTTCGGTCATTACTTAGAAAACTAGAAGGGAAGAACAAAGGAAGaagcaaaataaagaaaaaaatatttcagtAATTTGAAGGGATAATTATCCATCTTTCTctggaaaacaaaaaaagaaaagaaagataaaaaagtatgaaaatttttcttttctatatcaaaatttttaatttgaaTTGATGTTTAATCTTGCGTATATTAGTCTTTACGACTAGTTTATTTAAAAATTCTTGGCTCGATATAAGAaccaaaatttataaaaataataagtatataaaaaataaatattgattataattacacTTATCCTTACCTACGAGGGAAGATCATTAAGTCAATCATCAATAAAGATGTTGAAAATATTCataccaaaaataaaaataaaaaaacataaaataatctTGTGTTGCAAAACTTTAATAGAGTCAAATTATACATACTAAATGAGCCCATCACTATCATATTAAATCAATATATATGTTAATATTGATTAATTTAACTTACTCTTCATTCCACTTAAGAATTCTCAACAAGAAACTTAAGACACTTTTCTTATTTGGATCTatagaaaataagaaaatgaATAGATATCAAACAAGAAAATTATCTTGTAACATCttattagtctcacatcgaaagtggataatgtgtatgattgacttatatgagtttcatgagtgtactatgttaactcttacttaagtattttggtctgtggttgaaggatcaaaatggagttattggccagttagctcatcagactcggatcgtgacatttggtatcagagccgatctAACATTTGGGCATGGTAAGggagctcgagtaggaaagaggttaagattgacttataaggacaTGATGAATTTACCGCAAGATTTGCTCACTTCTCTTCATCCAAACAAGTCATTTGTTTCACAATATAAGAATCCATGTTGATCGAAGTAAGCTTTTCATTCTTCTTTTGTGTTTGTGACTGTGTTAAGAGGACAACCACTAGCCTCATCCTACCTATTCTTAAAGGGATAGATGTGAATGATTTGATGGAGGCATCATGACGGAGAAAGCAGTTGGATGCTCACAACTTTTGGTCCTTCTCGATTACcagccaaccaaccaaccaaccaaccaaccatttGGATGGTTGAACACTCAacaatttatttttattgcatATTATCATGATATttacataaatggatttctttgaTGTTTTACAAGTATAAGTTCCTCGACGACCGGTGATGCAAAGATTGAGGGCAAGAAAGCGACCCACATGGGAAAGACATTTAATGACATggatatgacatatatatatatatatatatatatatatatatatatatatatatatatatatatatatatatatatatattcttgatcCTCTCAACATGAAAGATAGTTACCATAAGTCACTCTTTCAACCAAAGATTGTTTGATCCTAAGACAAACTCATTTTATATCATAAGTCGTGTCcgtgggtcattatttgggcccaAACTCCATCCTTAATAAGTGTCAAGCGTCATCATATCATAAGTCATTATTACGTGAATCAACTTAAGTTATATTGGACTACAATTTGTTCTATCttcttaaattatatttttttttattaaaaaatatttttaaaatattacaaaataataattaacctcaaatcattttttcatgaattaattaatttaaattcatgatctcaaatttaaaactaattaaataataaaaagttataaataatttcttaacacataaatatatctaattaaataattatTCTAGTATTATAATTTaatgatcattatttattaatcataatttaaattaaaatattattatgcatcatacaaattataataattttaattttaaaatatgtatCAAAGTcgataatatcaaaaaaaaaaaaaaagatcctacCTCTCCTCAAAAATCCTATCATCAATTCTCACGTTAGGAAGCTCTCTTGAGGATCCTGCTATCAGCTCGATGAGGAATGAGAGAGGGAGATCCCTCCTCGaaaagtaaataataatttatttattttaatttaaatttatttttttacgcataaagataaaattataatatctagTTCTTAtgattcacacacaaaaataaaattaaaaaccaTATAACTCATTAGAAAATGAATCAACTAATAACTTAATTGATTAACTAAGataatcaattttaatcatttcattaACCATACTATTAAAAAAAGTTAATAATTCAAATATAGCAACATATTattagaataatttaatttatgttaaggaagaAAAATCTCCGGAAATTACAAATATAGCTCATATTCTTTTAACTATTGTGATCCTCACCTCAATGTTAATATCCATAGCGATAGTTAAACttcaaaatgatactaaaaatataaaatatttggagCTATATATCGGAACCCTTTACAATTAtgatttgactttttttttttttttgagtctaAACTAACAGTGATTAACTAAAAGGATTTATCTCTAATTTGAAGGGAATTATATAATATTACTAAATTATTATTGAGTGGACTTTTTACAATGATGGATAGTTTTAATTGCAAATGATTTATAGTCATCAAATTTGACTTTGTGAAATTATTTGAACGTGTCCTGTGTTTTTCAGAGAAGAGAAGTCATTAAGTATTTATAAATTAGATGAGGCAAAAAAATGTCAATGTTCTATCTCCCTTCGTCACATCTTAGTTCGAGTATATCTCATTTTCTATAAACAATTATATCAGAGGTTTATTTATCAAAACTCTTATAATGATCAAATTAATATGCGTTCGCAAGCATCTAAGGCTCATAAGTGTTTATTAGTTTACTTTAAAtaaaaacatacttattcttataACTATCGATTTAATGAGAGAATATACTCTTGTATTTTATTGATATGTAGCATGTCCAATAGATATTGATTGGATTTCATATATCATTTATCTCGAAAGGAATATGTTATATAAATAAACTATCGCAGTGCGGTCCGCTACATTACAACTGGACGATTTGAATTAGTCTATGAGAACTACTAAATTAATATTCCATCACTAATTTGAgtttaatatgacatattaaatCGATGATAGATCATAACACTTTGGATTATCTATTTCCTAGAGAGCTCCTAATGGACCAGCCCACCACAGACACATTCTCGGCATCACTCGAAACAATGGCTCACACAAACTCAGGGTTTAAAGGGGAGTGAGTTTGATGTTATACTCCCAGCTAATGGTAGTAAAATCTGTGAGAAGAGTGCCTTTATTGCCCGAAAGAAACTAAGATGGCAAATTGAACTGTGCAGAATTGCATGTGCCTTTTCACAACGTTTTCTGTGTTTCTTCACCGATGGGATTAACATACAGCAAATGTCAGCAGATCAAGAAGACCACAATGTCCAATAGATGAGCAAATCAAAATGTCATGTGTAATCCTTAACAGGACACACTTCATGGAGTAGGAATAAGAGGAAGACTATGCCTCGATCTATCTTGCAGTTGCGAGACATACATACGCCGAAAGAGAAAGTTATCTTCAAGGTTTCTTACCAGACACAGGCATCTCTATATCTTGCTCGACCTTGTCGGAATCGCCGTCATCTTCTTCTCCATTGTCTATGAGCTTGCTAGTCTCAGGGCTCTGCTTGGATGGGAAGGAAGCGGATCCTGTGACGGATTGCTGATAAACAACACCCCCTACGAGAGTGGAGAGCAGGCAAGCCAAGCCCAGAGGGCTTGCATGCTTGTCCCAGATCATCACGTTGACAGCAACGGTGAGGAACTTGTTGGCCACGCCGGTCACCGTAAATGCCGTCGCCGAGATGGCTCTCCGCGTCGCAAACCCGAAGAAGCTGATGAGCAACCCAAAGACGCAAGACAAAGCTACCGCGACAATGGCATCCAGCTGCAGCCACTCGCTGCCGGAGCTCATCTTTACGGCGGTGAAAACATCGGCGTACTCCCCGGTGACTATCCAGAAGACAGGGGACATCAACAAGGATATGAAGTTATTGTAGAAGACGAAGCCCCAGGTGTTGAGGCCGAGGTGGGTCACCATGTGCTTTATGTAGACCATCTCCGTCGTGATGGTGACCAAGTAGGCGACCGCCCATGAGTAGGCGGTGAGGGTGAAGGCGGAGTCGGTGAGGACGTACCCCACGGCGCCGCCCAGTATGATGACGAGGGAGAAGAAGGTGGACTTGGAAGGGCAAGGCTGCTTCCTGAAGACGGTGTCGGCGATGGCTACGAGCAGCGGAGTCAGGGATCGGAAGACGATGAAGGTGTCGACGTTGGCATGGCGAAGCAGGTTGGTGTTGGTGAAGATTGCGAGGTAGAACACGGCGGCGGCGGGCAAGAACTTCTTGGCGTTGTCACGGGTGAAAGGATCGTGGTACAAGACGTCCAGTTTCCCGAGAACCCACACGCCGAGGGCGGCAGTGAAGTACTGGAGTGCGGTCAACAGGCTGGGGTAGCTGAACTTGGTGACGGCGTACTTGTTGATGATGGCAAGCAGGCTGGAGGAGAGGGAGTATCCCACGACCAGGCCGGCCGTCGTGAAGTACTGCTTCGAAGCATCAGCTGCAACCGCGGCCATGAGCTTCTCGATCTCGACCGATCCAGCCTCCCTCTACAAGCCTAAGAAGAGTCGACGGAGGAAACCCATCACAATTCAACAAAGCCCTTCGAGATGGCGATTAAGTATATTAGGAAGAGAAGAATGGTGCGCGGTTTCTCGGATCTCACGTCTCCTTCACGCAGAGCCTTAATTAGTCAGCAACGgcacgatcgatcgatcgatgtaCATCGATACCAATGACCACGTTCAATGGTGTGCATTATTTAACATGAAGAAGGAGGTGGGAAGACGAATTCCCGCTGCTGCCAACCGAAGGAACCGTGCGATCCCGTGGAAGCACGACCTACTCGCCGCTGGAAACCATGGCATCGGACGGCGCGATGGGCCACCTCGGGCCGTGGGCGGAGACACTTTAGTGCGACGCCACGCGACGGTAGGTGGTGGAGACGACCCCTGACTTCAGTTTGTCTTGTTGTGCAGGAGTCATGGATTGAAGGCGTTACCTACGCAAGGAAGACGTGCGGGCACGTTAATAAACATGGTGCGTCATCGAAGTCAACTCGTAAGGTTTCTTAGATGCTTGTTGCAGCTTGTTGATAGACCAATAGATTAAGGGGAATATAATTCTTTCTTCAAGATCTGCTGCCTGGAAAACGAAGAAGACGATCGATTGCATGCGTTGGATTCGATTTTCAAGTTAGTAGAAAAATAATTGAGAAGGTTTTAGAGAGTTTCATACCTTAAAGAACATCTATTTATAGCATGTGTTGATGTGGTGAGCATTCTCCATATCAGATTTCACTTCAAGGATATTATAAGTTTTGATTTGCGTTGATATGGTGAGTATTACGGACTTGTTTTGTTCATTTAATATAACATCCACATGTCGGTAGGAAATCTATGGTTAAGATTGGAGAAAGGAGTCTTCTTCCTTCGTCTTTACATGTAAGATTCGTGAGAACTTTGGATGGTTGCTGACACATGTTCAACTTGGCGTTGAAGATCGCCTTACGATAGTTCAAGCATAGAAACAAAATATAAATCCTAAATATGACCCATGATCACATAGATTTAGAAATTATCAATGAAATTATTGAGTTTGATTAGGAGGACTTTGGCTTATCACTCAAGAATGATGATTTATGAATATATTTGATGATGTGAAAAGTTCATCTTCAATATAGTGAAAAAGGGGAGGATCACCTTTTTGACCACTCATATTTATACTCGTATATTTCATATTACTAATTTAAGTGTCAAAAGGATTAGGTCAAGAAATCTTTTCCAACCTCAATCTTTGTACAAGATAACACGAGTTATGTGTTTTCATCTTAGATGTACCTCAAACAACCTTACACATATGAGCTCAGATCACATTGAGCTTATCAAGATGTTAATAACTTTTTCTCATAATGAAATCTAAATAATCTTAGCATCATTAATCAAGTCTCTTGCTGAAAGAAGTCTTGTTTATTCTTGAGACGTATTTTGATatctatgagaaaaaaaaaaaaagtaatgaaAATTTAGAAAAAGAAGATGCTTGGTAAGAATGAAAAAAGAGATTTTATGTGAAATTTGCCCAAATATGGGTTTATGATAGTTCGATCGGCCTTTCACATTCGAATAATCTCTCACGATTTCATATATTATTTTCATGAATTAATTATCATTTACTTTGACAATTGCTATAGTCTACTATGAAGGGACTAATGTATCTTTTCAaaccctccaaattttttatcatTAACTTTTGAATACTAGATATGCTTTTGTACACACATCCTGAATTTACATTAAGTCCCTCCCAAATCCATCATCTTTCGATATCAAAATAACCTAAGATTGGTTTTAAATTTTTGTCACTTGGTATAGTACAAATGAGCGTACTATTCCTATCTTGACAAAAAAACCCAGCGAGCACGCCAAGTTGGACGTGCGTGAATCTTACGTTGATGATAGAGAGGCGCATGAAGTTGTACCTATATGACGCGAACAGCGGGGATAGACGATGACA comes from Musa acuminata AAA Group cultivar baxijiao chromosome BXJ3-3, Cavendish_Baxijiao_AAA, whole genome shotgun sequence and encodes:
- the LOC135633341 gene encoding uncharacterized protein LOC135633341: MSDGDRGPAMTTTAVGLCLLPAELLQEIFFRLALPDLFRLRSVSRDLGSLVSGGDFRRLYNLRSGRGGGWLFVYKKRPPRDSVLRGFNDRSGRWFHIPVAGILAPAVPPGEDLYFLAASGGLFLFASNGRRELLVVNLATRAVRRIPPSPLGPRGTSSWRRAGLKLVADPYGADRFRFLFAEMVGNRPVLFEYSSDVDAWRAIQASEGATGGGNVGGRDVCLNLVHIGGESVVLSCAGKGGGRDERPPPVAHRPRFPEGFQGGPPVGMTTSDRFHVYGDGNVAVVRSAAADVAGSGGSSATTRARVVTSVQLLGLSEIGSEWELTSTAPAAVVEEALRRRPYGVMMGCVVEREGVVGIVLMSNCRGSWGLAWLSYHRTQRKWACVPVPDCGTKGLNMAGIALSSTFSRSLWPSLCSSSSSSPSEQAD
- the LOC135633547 gene encoding GDP-fucose transporter 1-like; translated protein: MAAVAADASKQYFTTAGLVVGYSLSSSLLAIINKYAVTKFSYPSLLTALQYFTAALGVWVLGKLDVLYHDPFTRDNAKKFLPAAAVFYLAIFTNTNLLRHANVDTFIVFRSLTPLLVAIADTVFRKQPCPSKSTFFSLVIILGGAVGYVLTDSAFTLTAYSWAVAYLVTITTEMVYIKHMVTHLGLNTWGFVFYNNFISLLMSPVFWIVTGEYADVFTAVKMSSGSEWLQLDAIVAVALSCVFGLLISFFGFATRRAISATAFTVTGVANKFLTVAVNVMIWDKHASPLGLACLLSTLVGGVVYQQSVTGSASFPSKQSPETSKLIDNGEEDDGDSDKVEQDIEMPVSGKKP